CTGAAATCACCGGGAAAATTACCGGGCATCGAATTCGGAATCGAAATGCATAGCCTTCAGGCTTTTCAATCGGTCGTTCCTTCAGAGAATTTACCAAAAGCCCTGGAACTCAAGCGGGAATAACCTCTTCTTCTCCCTCCCTCAATCAATGCCCCGGATTACAATGGAGGATTCCTCCGGTTCACCTGGTAACAAACATCACGTCACTCCTCACAGATATAAAACGCTGGGGCCTCGCCATCGAAGGCGGATTGTTTAAAAATTTTTCCAATTCCAAAATCCTTCAAACAGGAAAAAGGATATAATTAATTGGAAAATGAATAAGCCTTTGTGTTATAAAATCAGGTCGAAGTCAATGGTTCTAGGAGTGTGCCGAGGTAGCTCAGTTGGTAGAGCACAGCCCTGAAAAGGCTGGTGTCCGCAGTTCGATTCTGCGCCTCGGCACCACGAAAACAAACACTTCACATGTCCTTCTGACCCACCAGCATGAAGATTTTGAACCTTCCGACATTCAGGCCTCTTCGCACGGGTATTGAATCCTTGTTGATTCTTGTAACCTTTCTTGTATTGGTAAGCCCTCAATCCCTTTTTGCCACTGAAGGTGATGGTGTAGAATTGGCTCAAGTCTCTTCTCAACCATCCCCTCCCCCAAAAACCAGAACCGTTGTTGCGGACCTCCTAATGGTCGATGGCGGGTTTTATGTGGTGCGCGGGGAACGTGGAGAAATTCGTATCGAAGTCACTCCGGAAACTCAACTGGCGGAGTCATTCACCTTTGGCGATCGTATCAAAGCAGTGCTTTTACCAGACGACAAGGCCATTTCCATCACAAGAGCACAACCAGGGGAACCGATAGGGACAACAAGCAAATCTCCCGTCACCCCGGCTCCTCCATCCACTCCATCTCCAGGTGCTAAATCGAAACCATCAACTCCCCCGACAAAAGTATCGCCGAATGTACGGATTATTGTTGCTGACATCTTAATGGTTGATAGAAATTTTTATATCATCAGAAGCGACTATGGAGAAATTCGAATTGAAGTCACACCCCAGACCAAGTTATCCGAATCCTTCAAGTTTGGGGATCGGATCAAAGCACGGGTCACTCCACAAGATAAAGCCTTATCAATTGTTCGCGCGAGTCCAGATGATTCTCCTGGGATTCGCCTGGAGGAAGGACCCTTGGCCTCCACTCCGACAGCGCCTCCGGTTGGAATTGCCCCCGAAACAGAACCCACACCTCCTAAACATGACCCAGAAACGACTGCTCCAAAGGTGTCCCCAAAAGTGCGTACGATTGTGGCTGAGATCCTAATGATTGATGGAAATCTTTATGTTGTTAGGGGGGATCGAGGAGAAATTCGTATCGAGGTTACTGCTGAAACAACCCTCTCTGAATCCTTCGAATTTGGGGATAGGATTAAGGCCAAAATTTTGCCAAATGATACCGCACTATCCATTGAACGTGCCCGGCCAGATGAACCACTTGGGGCCCAGACGCCCTAGAGCCCAGATTTTCTTTTCCCCGAATAATCCATCGTTTCATTTTTCAAGATTTCGAAATCTAGGGTTTTTTGTTCTTGCAAAACCGATTACGCCGAATGGCTTCACTTATGAATCTCTGGATGGGCGAACCAACTGGGGAAAAGTGAAAACTAAAACGAGGGGAAGAGACCAATGAAGAAGGCCACAGGAGTAAGGCCAAATATCAAACATTGAATATGAAAAAGTTAAATATCCACTTGCGAGCTTTTTGCCTCACGTTTCACAACCTGTTGAAGGATGTTACGATAGGCTCGAATCCGCTTGACATATCTTACAGGCTCCCATCCACGGGCATAACGATGAGGCAGGTCCTGATAATATTCCTTATGAGCTAAGAGGGGAAGAATGCTTTTAATGTCTTCCCACTGATTGGAGTTTTTACCTAAACGCTCAGCAAGCAATCGAGCATCGTTAATATGTCCCATACCGACATTGTAGGCCGCAAGAGCAATGAACATACGATCCGGCATGCGAATGTGGTCAGGAACCCGCTTTTGTAAATAGGACAGATAGCGAGCCCCACCGTCAATGCTTTTTGACGGGTCAAGCCGGTTTTTGATTCCCAGATCCGAGGCCGTGGAACGTGTGAGCATCATAATTCCTCGAACCCCTGTAGGACTAACAGCCTTGTTATTCCATTGAGACTCCTGATAGGCCATAGCGGCCAACAACATCCATGAAATACCTGATTTTTTTTCAGCTTCCTGAAATTCTTCACGGTAAGAAGGCAGCCTAGTCTCAATATGTCGCAAAAAGGTCTTTACCTCATACGCGGGGAGGTTTGTTCCTAATTGCGCAGTCCGCTCCTGATGGGAAAGGTAATTTCGATCGTGATGGGGAAGCTCCCAAAGGACCAACAGTACTCCTAATAAGGCCATGACCAGACCGATTTGTTTACCGACCTTTTTAATTGTTTCCATGACCGTCATCATTCTTTCCGCATCTACAACGAATCGTCATACTAAACAATTATACTGGTACACTGGGTGTATTTATGAAAAAGATCCACGTCCGATAACAGGATAAAATCATCGTGGCATAAAGA
Above is a window of Candidatus Nitrospira neomarina DNA encoding:
- a CDS encoding transglycosylase SLT domain-containing protein; this translates as METIKKVGKQIGLVMALLGVLLVLWELPHHDRNYLSHQERTAQLGTNLPAYEVKTFLRHIETRLPSYREEFQEAEKKSGISWMLLAAMAYQESQWNNKAVSPTGVRGIMMLTRSTASDLGIKNRLDPSKSIDGGARYLSYLQKRVPDHIRMPDRMFIALAAYNVGMGHINDARLLAERLGKNSNQWEDIKSILPLLAHKEYYQDLPHRYARGWEPVRYVKRIRAYRNILQQVVKREAKSSQVDI